A window of the Choloepus didactylus isolate mChoDid1 chromosome 11, mChoDid1.pri, whole genome shotgun sequence genome harbors these coding sequences:
- the LOC119506583 gene encoding olfactory receptor 8U9-like — translation MTNDTTVTEFILKGFSDTPELGLISSAFFLFIYLFTLLGNTSIIAAVTRDRHLDTPMYFFLKNLSFLDMCYISITVPKALINSFMGSGVISFGECVAQLFSFVMLCASECFLLTSMAYDHCLAIQRPLFYEIIMSKRLCAELVIVAWLSGVFYAIFHTTSTFSLLFCGPNIIDHFFCDSSPIMRLSCSDALTNEEVEFAVGGCIILSACALTIISYVLIISTIAQIHSAEGRWKAFSTCSSHLITVILFYVTGSFAYLRPSSHYSPTQGRLVSVCYTIITPSLNPVVYSLRNKDMQVALKKLFVPSK, via the coding sequence ATGACAAATGACACCACTGTGACCGAATTCATTCTCAAGGGCTTCTCAGACACTCCTGAACTGGGGCTTATCAGCAgtgcatttttccttttcatctacCTCTTCACCCTCCTGGGCAACACCTCCATTATTGCAGCTGTGACCAGAGACAGACACCTcgacacccccatgtacttcttcctgaaGAATCTGTCCTTCTTGGACATGTGTTATATCTCCATCACTGTCCCCAAGGCACTGATCAATTCATTCATGGGCTCTGGAGTCATTTCCTTTGGGGAATGTGTGGCCCAGCTCTTTTCATTTGTAATGTTGTGTGCCTCTGAGTGCTTCTTGCTCACATCCATGGCATATGATCACTGTCTAGCCATCCAGAGGCCCCTCTTCTATGAGATCATTATGAGCAAAAGGTTGTGTGCAGAACTTGTCATTGTGGCCTGGCTGAGTGGGGTTTTCTATGCCATCTTCCACACAACCAGCACCTTCTCCCTCCTGTTCTGTGGCCCCAACATCATTGACCATTTTTTCTGTGATAGCTCCCCCATCATGAGACTCTCCTGCAGTGATGCCCTCACCAATGAGGAAGTTGAATTTGCAGTGGGTGGGTGTATAATTCTCAGTGCCTGTGCACTCACCATTATCTCATATGTTCTCATCATCTCTACCATTGCACAGATTCACTCTGCTGAGGGCCGTTGgaaggccttctccacctgctcttCTCACCTGATCACGGTCATTCTGTTTTATGTCACTGGGAGCTTTGCTTACCTGAGACCCTCTTCCCACTACTCTCCCACTCAAGGGCGGCTAGTTTCTGTGTGTTACACCATCATCACACCTAGCCTGAACCCTGTTGTCTACTCTCTGAGAAACAAGGACATGCAGGTGGCCCTGAAAAAACTGTTTGTTCCATCCAAGTAG